A section of the Bradyrhizobium oligotrophicum S58 genome encodes:
- a CDS encoding amino acid ABC transporter ATP-binding protein, producing MIELSDVHKSFGKVEVLKGITASVDKGEVVCIIGPSGSGKSTILRCINGLESYDRGTISIEGLRVNRDARSIVAIRTQVSMVFQRFNLFPHRTALDNVIEGPLYVKKEPRAAALERGRALLAQVGLADKADVHPPQLSGGQQQRVAIARALAMQPKAILFDEPTSALDPELVGDVLGVMRKLADDGMTMVVVTHEIGFARDVADRVLFIDGGVIVEQGPAKAVLNQPQHPRTQDFLRRVLHPL from the coding sequence ATGATCGAGCTGTCCGACGTCCACAAGAGCTTCGGCAAGGTCGAGGTGCTCAAGGGCATCACGGCGTCGGTCGACAAGGGTGAGGTGGTCTGCATCATCGGCCCCTCCGGCTCCGGCAAGTCGACAATCCTGCGCTGTATCAACGGGCTCGAAAGCTACGATCGCGGGACCATCAGCATCGAGGGCCTGCGCGTCAACCGCGATGCGCGGTCGATCGTGGCGATCCGCACCCAGGTCTCGATGGTGTTCCAGCGCTTCAACCTGTTTCCGCACCGCACCGCGCTCGACAACGTCATCGAAGGACCGCTCTACGTGAAGAAGGAGCCGCGCGCGGCGGCCCTGGAGCGCGGCCGGGCGCTGCTCGCGCAGGTCGGGCTCGCTGACAAGGCCGACGTGCATCCGCCGCAGCTCTCCGGTGGCCAGCAGCAGCGCGTCGCCATCGCCCGCGCACTCGCGATGCAGCCCAAGGCGATCCTGTTCGACGAGCCGACCTCGGCGCTCGACCCCGAGCTCGTCGGCGACGTCCTGGGTGTGATGCGCAAGCTGGCCGATGACGGCATGACTATGGTCGTCGTGACCCACGAGATCGGCTTTGCCCGCGACGTCGCCGACCGCGTCCTCTTCATTGACGGCGGCGTCATCGTCGAGCAGGGGCCCGCGAAGGCCGTGCTCAATCAACCGCAGCATCCGCGGACGCAAGATTTCTTGCGCCGCGTGCTGCATCCGCTGTGA
- a CDS encoding amino acid ABC transporter permease has product MKGFWHDAVEFFPILLNGVALTIVVTLGSLLLSTVLGLVWAMMRVSGIGLLSGLSASLINLIRGIPIIVLLFYLYFVMPDLGVTLSALQAAILGLGIAYSAYQAENFRAGIEAIDKGQIEAAQSIGMGWWMTMRRVVLPQAVRIVLPPYGNVMIMMLKDSSQASTITVAELALQGKLIASSTFKNSSVFTLVALMYLTMSIPLILLVRHVEKRAGKR; this is encoded by the coding sequence ATGAAGGGCTTCTGGCACGACGCCGTCGAGTTCTTTCCGATCCTGCTCAACGGCGTCGCGCTGACGATCGTTGTCACCTTGGGATCGCTGCTGCTCTCGACCGTGCTCGGGCTCGTCTGGGCGATGATGCGGGTCTCGGGCATCGGTCTGCTGTCGGGCCTGAGCGCGAGCCTGATCAATTTGATCCGCGGCATCCCGATCATCGTGCTGCTGTTCTATCTCTACTTCGTCATGCCGGATCTCGGCGTGACCTTGTCGGCGCTGCAGGCCGCCATTCTCGGCCTCGGCATCGCCTATTCGGCCTATCAGGCGGAGAACTTTCGCGCCGGCATCGAGGCGATCGACAAGGGCCAGATCGAGGCGGCGCAATCAATCGGCATGGGCTGGTGGATGACGATGCGCCGCGTGGTGCTGCCGCAGGCGGTGCGCATCGTGTTGCCGCCCTACGGCAACGTCATGATCATGATGCTGAAGGACTCCTCACAGGCCTCGACCATCACGGTTGCCGAGCTGGCGTTGCAGGGCAAGCTGATCGCGTCCTCGACCTTCAAGAACTCCAGCGTCTTCACGCTGGTGGCGCTGATGTATCTCACCATGAGCATCCCGCTGATCCTCCTGGTCCGGCACGTCGAGAAGCGGGCGGGCAAGCGATGA
- a CDS encoding ABC transporter substrate-binding protein, whose amino-acid sequence MPLKRLVQAAVAALAMFAVAPASAQQVLKVGSTPTGIPFTFLDTKTNQIQGVMVDLMTEIGKDAGFNVQIEPMPFSALIPSLTSSKIDIIAAAMFITAPRKEVIDFSDPIYTYGEGLIVPKSDTKAYASQDDLKGEVVGAQIGTAFVDALKKSGLFSDVKAYDTIPDILRDVNTGRLKAGFADYPILAYNLKQGGFPEARLVAGYKPVTVGSVGIGVRKGEAELLGKINASLSKLKANGTVDKILDKWGLKG is encoded by the coding sequence ATGCCGTTGAAGCGTTTGGTCCAGGCCGCGGTGGCGGCGCTCGCGATGTTCGCCGTCGCGCCGGCATCGGCGCAGCAAGTGCTCAAGGTCGGCTCGACCCCGACGGGCATTCCCTTCACCTTCCTCGATACCAAGACCAATCAGATCCAGGGCGTCATGGTCGATCTCATGACCGAGATCGGCAAGGATGCGGGCTTCAACGTGCAGATCGAGCCGATGCCGTTCTCCGCGCTGATTCCGTCGTTGACCTCGAGCAAGATCGACATCATCGCGGCGGCGATGTTCATCACCGCGCCGCGCAAGGAGGTGATCGATTTCTCCGATCCGATCTACACCTACGGCGAGGGCCTGATCGTGCCGAAGTCCGACACCAAGGCCTACGCGTCGCAGGACGATCTCAAAGGCGAGGTGGTCGGCGCGCAAATCGGCACCGCCTTCGTCGATGCGCTAAAGAAATCCGGGCTGTTCTCCGACGTGAAGGCCTACGACACCATTCCCGACATCCTGCGCGACGTGAACACCGGCCGCCTCAAGGCGGGCTTCGCCGACTATCCGATCCTGGCCTACAACCTCAAGCAGGGCGGCTTCCCCGAAGCGCGCCTCGTCGCCGGCTACAAGCCCGTCACGGTCGGCTCGGTCGGCATCGGCGTGCGCAAGGGCGAGGCCGAGCTGCTCGGCAAGATCAACGCTTCGCTTTCCAAGCTGAAGGCGAACGGGACGGTGGACAAGATCCTCGACAAATGGGGCCTGAAGGGCTGA
- a CDS encoding helix-turn-helix domain-containing protein has protein sequence MLKPGATKPSRKAKTAAKPATKPVEPAMDVAVGRRIRDLRRNRQLSLETVAARTALSIGFLSQIERGLSSPSLRVLIALADVLGVSIAALFGASPGGDAASDAVVTRGQQRPELKLWRTGVSKQLLSAAGGDNKLNLFLVHLEPRGSTGDELYTHDGEEAGLVLEGEMILTVDAETWSLKQGDSFRFASRRPHRFSNPAGDAKAVVLWVNCVT, from the coding sequence ATGCTCAAACCAGGCGCAACGAAGCCTTCGCGGAAGGCGAAGACGGCGGCCAAGCCGGCCACGAAGCCGGTCGAACCGGCGATGGATGTCGCGGTCGGCCGCCGCATCCGCGATCTCAGGCGCAACAGACAACTCTCGCTCGAGACCGTCGCGGCCAGGACCGCGCTCTCGATCGGCTTCCTCAGCCAGATCGAGCGCGGCCTGTCATCACCGTCGCTGCGCGTGCTGATCGCGCTCGCCGACGTGCTCGGCGTCAGCATCGCGGCGCTATTCGGCGCAAGCCCGGGCGGCGATGCCGCCTCGGACGCGGTGGTCACACGCGGCCAGCAGCGCCCGGAGCTGAAACTGTGGCGTACCGGAGTTTCAAAACAGCTGCTCAGCGCCGCCGGCGGCGACAACAAGCTCAACCTATTCCTGGTGCATCTGGAGCCCCGTGGCTCGACCGGCGACGAGCTCTACACCCATGACGGCGAGGAAGCCGGCCTCGTTCTCGAAGGCGAGATGATACTGACGGTCGATGCCGAGACCTGGTCGCTCAAGCAAGGCGACAGCTTCCGCTTCGCCAGCCGCAGGCCGCACCGCTTCTCCAATCCGGCCGGTGATGCGAAGGCGGTCGTGCTGTGGGTGAACTGCGTGACCTGA
- a CDS encoding copper resistance D family protein codes for MALFLDIFGYVSVVLRGLTLLAQSFTIGGLAFQLLLLRPLQDRLSADAIVVAKRGQRFLRRSAFVWFVVVLASLAVNVAALTGTLDLSLGEAAGADFARSGIAVAVCALGIALLARTGTWITWRAVALVGLALSALAMQLNLTHAASRLDLRWPLLAADFLHMLGAGVWIGGLPYFLMALNGCKTDDDLRLIGPRYSLMSMVSVAAIVLGGTIMAVAYLGSFAAIYGTAYGVMVSAKVAMLLMLLVLGAGNYFAVERLRRRDPTAPLLRMKRFVEVELGIGLTVLLTAGSLTSLPPGIDLSQDRLSWPEVVERAAPQWPRLTSPSVDELTISQLQARIDAADAQRVTAPPAYVPGEGVILPRSAADIAWSEYNHHWAGIFVVLIGLLALIERFSWGRWARHWPLLFLLMAAFLFLRADEMAWPLGPIGFFASLRDPEVAQHRLFVVLIILFGLFEWRVRLRGKAAGRAALVFPLTVAAGGALLMTHSHAIANIKDQLLIEMSHTPLALCGIIAGWARWLELRMDGRISRAAAWVWPVAFVLVGLILLDYREA; via the coding sequence GTGGCGCTGTTTCTCGACATCTTCGGCTATGTGTCGGTCGTGCTGCGCGGGCTGACCTTGCTTGCGCAATCGTTCACGATCGGCGGCCTCGCCTTCCAGCTCCTGCTGCTGCGTCCGCTGCAGGACCGTCTTTCCGCCGACGCGATCGTGGTGGCTAAGAGGGGGCAGCGATTCCTGCGCCGCAGCGCCTTCGTCTGGTTCGTGGTCGTGCTGGCTTCGCTCGCGGTCAACGTGGCGGCGCTCACTGGCACGCTCGATCTCTCCTTGGGCGAGGCCGCAGGGGCCGATTTTGCGCGTTCCGGCATTGCGGTCGCTGTCTGTGCGCTTGGGATTGCGCTGCTGGCCAGGACGGGGACGTGGATCACCTGGCGCGCGGTGGCGCTGGTTGGGCTGGCCCTATCGGCGCTGGCGATGCAGCTCAATTTGACCCATGCGGCGAGCCGGCTCGACCTGCGCTGGCCGCTGCTTGCGGCCGACTTCCTGCACATGCTCGGCGCCGGCGTCTGGATCGGCGGCCTGCCGTATTTCCTGATGGCGCTGAACGGCTGCAAGACCGACGATGATCTTCGCCTGATCGGCCCGCGCTATTCACTGATGTCGATGGTTTCGGTAGCCGCGATCGTGCTCGGCGGCACGATCATGGCCGTCGCCTATCTCGGCTCGTTCGCGGCGATCTACGGCACCGCCTATGGCGTGATGGTTTCGGCCAAGGTCGCGATGCTGCTGATGCTGCTTGTGCTCGGCGCAGGCAACTACTTTGCGGTGGAACGGCTGCGCCGCCGCGATCCCACGGCACCGCTGTTGCGGATGAAGCGCTTCGTCGAGGTCGAGCTCGGCATCGGGCTCACGGTGCTTTTGACCGCGGGATCGCTGACCTCGCTGCCGCCCGGCATCGATCTCAGCCAGGACCGCCTCAGCTGGCCTGAGGTCGTCGAACGCGCCGCGCCGCAATGGCCGCGGCTGACGAGCCCGTCGGTCGACGAACTGACAATCTCGCAGCTGCAGGCCAGGATCGATGCCGCCGACGCCCAGCGCGTGACCGCGCCGCCGGCCTATGTGCCCGGCGAAGGCGTGATCCTGCCGCGCAGCGCCGCCGACATCGCCTGGTCGGAATACAACCACCATTGGGCCGGCATCTTCGTGGTGCTGATCGGCCTGCTCGCGCTGATCGAGCGCTTCTCCTGGGGCCGCTGGGCAAGACACTGGCCGCTGCTGTTTTTGTTGATGGCGGCGTTCCTGTTCCTGCGCGCCGACGAGATGGCCTGGCCGCTCGGCCCGATCGGCTTCTTCGCCTCGTTGCGCGATCCCGAAGTGGCGCAGCACCGGCTGTTCGTGGTGCTGATCATCCTGTTCGGCCTGTTCGAATGGCGCGTGCGGCTGCGCGGCAAGGCTGCGGGGCGGGCGGCGCTGGTGTTTCCGCTCACGGTCGCCGCCGGCGGCGCGCTGCTGATGACGCATTCGCACGCCATCGCCAACATCAAGGACCAGCTGCTGATCGAGATGAGCCACACGCCACTGGCGCTGTGCGGCATCATCGCGGGATGGGCGCGCTGGCTGGAGCTGCGCATGGACGGGCGGATCAGCCGCGCCGCCGCCTGGGTCTGGCCGGTGGCCTTCGTTCTGGTCGGTCTGATCCTGCTGGATTATCGCGAGGCGTAA
- a CDS encoding copper resistance CopC family protein produces the protein MPSVPRSRLLLSLAAMLLVLPHGVLAHAVIVSAQPASGATIDTSAVAIRLRFNSRIDHARSRLKLRAPDGAEQALTPATDTPADEIDAQARTLSPGAWHLQWQVLSVDGHITRGDIPFNVR, from the coding sequence ATGCCGTCCGTCCCGCGATCCCGCCTCCTGTTGTCCCTCGCCGCGATGCTGCTGGTCCTTCCACACGGTGTCTTGGCGCACGCCGTTATCGTCTCCGCGCAGCCGGCGTCGGGGGCGACGATCGACACGTCGGCCGTCGCGATCCGGCTGCGCTTCAACAGCCGTATCGATCACGCCCGCTCGCGGCTGAAGCTGCGCGCGCCCGATGGCGCGGAGCAGGCGCTGACGCCCGCCACCGATACGCCGGCCGACGAGATCGACGCGCAGGCGAGGACACTCAGCCCCGGGGCGTGGCACCTGCAGTGGCAGGTGCTCAGCGTCGACGGCCACATCACCCGCGGCGACATTCCATTCAACGTACGTTAG
- the ilvD gene encoding dihydroxy-acid dehydratase encodes MPAYRSRTSTHGRNMAGARGLWRATGMTNEDFGKPIIAVVNSFTQFVPGHVHLKDLGQLVAREIEKAGGVAKEFNTIAVDDGIAMGHDGMLYSLPSRELIADSTEYMVNAHCADAMVCISNCDKITPGMLMAAMRLNIPAVFVSGGPMEAGKVTLGGKLRKVDLIDAMITAADDKVSDADVEVMERSACPTCGSCSGMFTANSMNCLTEALGLSLPGNGSVLATHADRKGLFVEAGHLIVDLARRYYEQDDASVLPRNVANFKAFENAMSLDIAMGGSTNTVLHLLAAAYEGEIGFGMTDIDRLSRKVPVLCKVAPSVPDVHMEDVHRAGGVMAILGELARAGLVHTDLPSVHSASLSAALERWDISRTASESVKTFYMAAPGGVPTQVAFSQDRRYEELDLDREKGCIRDVAHAYSKDGGLAVLTGNIAVDGCIVKTAGVDASILKFSGPARVMESQDAAVEAILTNKIKEGDVVVIIYEGPRGGPGMQEMLYPTSYLKSKGLGKACALITDGRFSGGTSGLSIGHVSPEAAEGGLIGLVKDGDRIEIDIPNRAIHLAVSDAELAQRRAAMEARGDQAWKPKTRARKVSTALKAYAAFASSAAKGAVRIVK; translated from the coding sequence ATGCCCGCCTATCGCTCCCGCACCTCCACCCATGGCCGCAACATGGCCGGCGCCCGCGGCCTGTGGCGCGCCACCGGCATGACCAATGAGGATTTCGGCAAGCCGATCATCGCGGTCGTCAACTCCTTCACCCAGTTCGTGCCGGGCCACGTCCACCTCAAGGACCTCGGCCAGCTGGTCGCGCGCGAGATCGAGAAGGCCGGCGGCGTCGCCAAGGAGTTCAACACCATCGCGGTCGATGACGGCATCGCGATGGGCCATGACGGCATGCTCTACAGCCTGCCCTCGCGCGAGCTGATCGCCGACAGCACCGAATACATGGTCAACGCGCATTGCGCCGACGCCATGGTCTGCATCTCCAATTGCGACAAGATCACCCCTGGCATGCTGATGGCCGCGATGCGCCTCAACATCCCCGCCGTGTTCGTCTCGGGCGGGCCGATGGAGGCCGGCAAGGTCACGCTCGGCGGCAAGCTGCGCAAGGTCGACCTGATCGACGCGATGATCACGGCCGCCGACGACAAGGTCTCGGACGCCGATGTCGAGGTGATGGAGCGCTCGGCGTGCCCGACCTGCGGCTCGTGCTCGGGCATGTTCACCGCGAACTCGATGAACTGCCTGACCGAGGCGCTCGGCCTGTCGCTGCCCGGCAACGGCTCGGTGCTGGCGACCCATGCCGACCGCAAGGGCCTGTTCGTCGAGGCCGGTCATCTGATTGTCGATCTCGCCCGCCGCTACTACGAGCAGGACGATGCGTCCGTGCTGCCGCGCAACGTCGCCAACTTCAAGGCGTTCGAGAACGCAATGAGCCTGGACATCGCGATGGGCGGCTCGACCAACACCGTGCTGCATCTGCTCGCCGCCGCCTATGAAGGCGAGATCGGCTTCGGCATGACCGACATCGACCGCCTGTCGCGGAAAGTGCCGGTGCTGTGCAAGGTCGCGCCATCCGTGCCCGACGTGCACATGGAGGACGTGCATCGCGCCGGCGGCGTGATGGCGATCCTCGGCGAGCTCGCCCGCGCCGGTCTCGTCCATACCGACCTGCCGAGCGTGCATTCGGCGTCCCTCAGCGCTGCGCTGGAGCGCTGGGACATCAGCCGCACGGCGAGCGAGAGCGTCAAGACCTTCTACATGGCCGCGCCCGGCGGCGTGCCGACGCAGGTCGCATTCAGCCAAGACCGCCGCTACGAGGAACTCGATCTCGACCGCGAAAAAGGCTGCATCCGCGATGTCGCGCACGCCTACTCCAAGGATGGCGGCCTTGCCGTGCTGACCGGCAACATCGCCGTCGACGGCTGTATCGTGAAGACCGCGGGTGTCGACGCCTCGATCCTGAAATTCTCAGGCCCTGCGCGCGTCATGGAGAGCCAGGACGCTGCGGTCGAAGCGATCCTCACCAACAAGATCAAGGAAGGCGACGTCGTCGTCATCATCTATGAAGGCCCGCGCGGCGGCCCCGGCATGCAGGAGATGCTGTATCCGACCAGCTATCTGAAATCGAAGGGCCTCGGCAAAGCGTGCGCACTGATCACCGATGGCCGCTTCTCCGGCGGCACCTCGGGGCTGTCGATCGGCCACGTCTCGCCGGAAGCCGCCGAAGGCGGCCTGATCGGCCTTGTCAAGGACGGCGATCGCATCGAGATCGACATCCCCAACCGCGCCATCCATCTCGCGGTGTCGGATGCGGAGCTCGCCCAGCGCCGCGCCGCGATGGAGGCCCGGGGGGACCAGGCCTGGAAGCCGAAGACCCGCGCCCGCAAGGTCTCGACCGCGCTGAAAGCCTACGCCGCCTTCGCCTCCAGCGCCGCCAAGGGCGCCGTGCGGATCGTGAAGTAA
- a CDS encoding amino acid ABC transporter substrate-binding protein, whose product MKKACLVAYAALVATVLSAPACAEELSGTLQKIKETGAITIGYRETSLPFSYIDDSQKPLGFALDICGKIVDEIKATLKLDKLEVKLTPVSSATRIPLMTNGTIDLECASTTNNIERQRLVSFSPTYFLTANRFVAKTSSGLKTIDDLKGKTVASTSGTSNIKQLFEANTARQLGMNILTSKDNAEGFLMVENGRADAYVMDDILLAGLVASAKTPSDFAISTDQFSMPEPYGIMLRKDDPAFKAVVDRAATKLYTSPEIATLYAKWFMTPVPPKGVNFNFPMTPVLAKAFAHPNDSGDPKAY is encoded by the coding sequence ATGAAGAAGGCATGTCTTGTTGCGTACGCGGCCCTGGTTGCAACGGTGCTATCAGCACCTGCGTGTGCCGAGGAGCTCTCCGGCACCCTGCAGAAGATCAAGGAGACCGGCGCGATCACGATCGGCTATCGCGAAACCTCGCTGCCATTCTCCTATATCGACGACAGCCAGAAGCCGCTCGGCTTCGCGCTCGACATCTGCGGCAAGATCGTCGACGAGATCAAGGCGACGCTCAAGCTTGACAAGCTCGAGGTCAAGCTGACGCCGGTGTCGTCGGCGACGCGCATTCCGCTGATGACCAACGGCACCATCGACCTCGAATGCGCCTCGACCACCAACAACATCGAGCGCCAGCGGCTGGTGTCGTTCTCGCCGACTTACTTCCTCACCGCCAACCGCTTCGTCGCCAAGACGTCGAGCGGGCTCAAGACGATCGACGATCTGAAGGGCAAGACGGTGGCCTCGACATCGGGCACCAGCAACATCAAGCAGCTGTTCGAGGCCAACACCGCGCGCCAGCTCGGCATGAACATCCTGACCTCGAAGGACAATGCCGAGGGTTTCCTGATGGTCGAGAACGGCCGCGCCGACGCCTATGTCATGGACGACATCCTGCTCGCCGGCCTCGTGGCCAGCGCGAAGACGCCGTCGGACTTTGCGATCTCGACCGACCAGTTCTCGATGCCGGAGCCCTACGGCATCATGCTGCGCAAGGACGATCCCGCCTTCAAGGCCGTCGTCGACCGCGCCGCCACCAAACTCTATACGAGCCCGGAGATCGCGACGCTCTACGCGAAGTGGTTCATGACCCCGGTGCCGCCGAAGGGCGTGAATTTCAACTTCCCAATGACGCCGGTCCTGGCAAAAGCCTTCGCGCATCCGAACGACAGCGGGGACCCCAAGGCGTATTGA
- a CDS encoding DUF3303 domain-containing protein, producing MLFMVIERFKDRDPIPVYRRVRDVGVKFPDGLQYLGSWIEPNFDRCFQLMECDDARLLQQWILSNAHDTGMTFEIVPVVTSAETREVVAPYLDEAQTADKSA from the coding sequence ATGCTGTTCATGGTCATCGAACGCTTCAAGGACCGCGATCCGATTCCGGTCTACCGCCGCGTGCGCGACGTCGGCGTCAAGTTTCCCGACGGCCTGCAATATCTCGGCAGCTGGATCGAGCCGAATTTCGACCGCTGCTTCCAGCTGATGGAATGCGACGACGCCCGCTTGCTGCAACAGTGGATCCTGTCCAACGCGCACGACACCGGGATGACCTTCGAGATCGTGCCGGTGGTGACGAGCGCGGAAACGCGCGAGGTGGTGGCGCCGTATCTGGATGAGGCGCAAACGGCGGACAAGTCCGCGTAG
- a CDS encoding adenylate/guanylate cyclase domain-containing protein, with protein sequence MTASEAPLAPGQRLGDDVVDWLTSGTSDERFIDNIFAQMCIRLQRAGIPVKRASLHVQINHPQWLGARMLWSDGMQGADIARVDYDVRERSEYIGSPASEIHDGVEEIRENLARDPELGRQHAVYDDMRAQGLTDYVAWPIYHTLGKRHIVTFATDRRGGFEQAHIDALRRLMPILALVSEIRIKNRLARTLLETYVGPHAAEMVLAGATRRGSGTTVRAAIMICDLRDFTRISDNWPRDDVIDLLNGYFDAMVEPITQHGGEILKFIGDGLLAIFPLSQPQACANLLHAVTDARKAMAALNARNAETGRAPLNYGIGVHLGDVMYGNIGSVSRLDFTVIGPAVNMASRMEALTKQVGRNVLLSRAFAEHLEGEFALERVGEYPVRGFSDPIELFSYEG encoded by the coding sequence ATGACTGCATCAGAAGCCCCTCTCGCCCCGGGCCAGCGCTTGGGCGACGACGTCGTGGACTGGCTCACCAGCGGGACAAGTGACGAGCGCTTCATCGACAACATCTTCGCGCAGATGTGCATCCGCCTGCAGCGCGCGGGCATCCCGGTGAAGCGGGCCTCGCTGCACGTCCAGATCAACCATCCGCAGTGGCTCGGCGCCCGGATGCTGTGGAGCGACGGCATGCAGGGCGCCGACATCGCCCGCGTCGACTATGACGTCAGGGAGCGGTCGGAATACATCGGCAGCCCCGCCAGCGAGATCCATGACGGCGTTGAAGAAATCCGTGAGAACCTCGCGCGCGATCCGGAGCTCGGCCGCCAGCATGCGGTCTATGACGACATGCGGGCGCAGGGCCTGACCGACTATGTCGCCTGGCCGATCTACCACACGCTGGGCAAGCGCCACATCGTGACCTTCGCGACCGACCGCCGTGGCGGCTTCGAGCAGGCGCATATCGATGCGCTGCGGAGGCTCATGCCGATCCTGGCGCTGGTCAGCGAGATCCGCATCAAGAATCGTCTGGCGCGCACCCTGCTCGAAACCTATGTCGGACCGCACGCCGCCGAGATGGTCCTGGCCGGCGCCACGCGGCGCGGCAGCGGCACGACGGTGCGCGCGGCGATCATGATCTGCGACCTGCGCGATTTCACCCGAATCTCCGACAACTGGCCGCGCGACGACGTCATCGATCTGCTCAACGGCTATTTCGACGCGATGGTGGAGCCGATCACGCAGCATGGCGGCGAGATCCTGAAATTCATCGGCGACGGCCTGCTCGCGATCTTTCCGCTCAGCCAGCCGCAGGCCTGCGCCAATCTGCTGCACGCCGTGACCGACGCGCGCAAGGCGATGGCGGCGCTGAACGCGCGCAATGCCGAAACCGGGCGGGCGCCGCTCAATTATGGCATCGGCGTCCATCTCGGCGACGTCATGTACGGCAACATCGGCTCGGTCAGCCGGCTCGACTTCACGGTGATCGGCCCGGCCGTCAACATGGCCTCGCGCATGGAAGCGCTGACAAAGCAGGTCGGCCGCAACGTGCTGTTGTCGCGCGCCTTCGCCGAGCATCTCGAAGGCGAGTTCGCGCTGGAGCGCGTCGGCGAGTATCCGGTCCGCGGCTTCAGCGACCCGATCGAGCTGTTCTCGTATGAGGGGTAG
- a CDS encoding carbohydrate porin — protein sequence MGSGAVAADLPTKAPPIPYAGVDDFWTRPYLFGDLGRTRLKEQGISLALTLGDEAVTNLSGGSRNTSANAGQLWFEAKFDMAKLAGIQGGLIGVTLVDRFGKNLNSEAGIPALQLTNEVFGRGNILRLTEFYYQQKLFDDRLVLKGGRLPVGSDFFFGQCEFINLTFCGGQPGNIQGGYIYNWPVSQWAGVVHYNFTKEWKLSVGVYDANPNYLTTSDAGVYLAPGIPRSTPASGVLVPVEVVWEPSGPLNGTWRFGGWYDSASTIDGGLPGIIAVVNGGPGVGDQNLSSTRGRYGFYESILQRLTVDGPKAQGWYTFFNTSVADHRTAYQDYQISWGVKHTGTFSFRPEDEVGFAVGTTHVNSAALTPNAGGNEVPIEAWYGWQATGWMNLKFDAQYVINPGGRGFNGAGLKTSNAVVLGIRSVVHF from the coding sequence ATGGGAAGTGGCGCAGTTGCGGCCGATCTGCCGACCAAGGCGCCGCCGATTCCCTATGCTGGCGTCGATGATTTCTGGACGCGGCCGTATCTGTTCGGCGATCTCGGCCGTACCAGATTGAAGGAGCAGGGCATCTCGCTCGCGCTCACGCTTGGTGACGAGGCCGTCACCAATCTGTCCGGTGGCTCCCGCAACACCTCGGCCAATGCCGGGCAATTGTGGTTCGAGGCCAAGTTCGACATGGCCAAGCTCGCCGGCATCCAGGGCGGCTTGATCGGTGTCACGCTGGTCGACCGCTTCGGCAAGAATCTCAACAGCGAGGCCGGCATTCCGGCGCTGCAGCTGACCAACGAGGTGTTCGGCCGCGGCAACATCCTGCGCCTGACCGAGTTCTACTATCAGCAGAAGCTGTTCGATGACCGCCTCGTGCTCAAGGGCGGCCGGCTGCCGGTCGGCTCGGACTTCTTCTTCGGCCAGTGCGAGTTCATCAACCTGACCTTCTGCGGCGGCCAGCCCGGCAACATCCAGGGCGGCTATATCTACAACTGGCCGGTGAGCCAGTGGGCCGGCGTCGTGCACTACAACTTCACCAAGGAGTGGAAGCTCTCCGTCGGTGTCTACGATGCCAATCCGAACTATCTGACGACGTCGGACGCCGGCGTCTATCTGGCGCCGGGCATTCCGCGCTCCACCCCCGCTTCGGGCGTGCTGGTGCCGGTGGAAGTGGTGTGGGAGCCGAGCGGTCCGCTGAACGGCACCTGGCGCTTCGGCGGCTGGTATGACAGCGCGTCGACGATCGATGGCGGCCTGCCCGGCATCATCGCCGTTGTCAACGGCGGCCCCGGCGTCGGCGATCAGAACCTCAGCAGCACGCGTGGCCGCTATGGCTTCTACGAATCGATCCTGCAGCGTCTGACGGTCGATGGTCCCAAGGCGCAGGGCTGGTACACCTTCTTCAACACCAGCGTTGCCGATCACCGCACGGCGTACCAGGACTACCAGATCTCCTGGGGCGTCAAGCACACCGGCACCTTCTCGTTTCGTCCCGAGGACGAAGTCGGCTTCGCTGTGGGCACGACGCATGTGAACTCGGCGGCGCTGACGCCGAATGCCGGCGGCAACGAGGTGCCGATCGAGGCCTGGTATGGCTGGCAGGCGACCGGCTGGATGAACCTGAAGTTCGACGCCCAGTATGTGATCAATCCGGGCGGACGCGGCTTCAACGGTGCGGGCTTGAAAACCAGCAACGCGGTGGTTCTTGGTATCCGTAGCGTGGTTCACTTCTGA